In one Desulfobacterales bacterium genomic region, the following are encoded:
- a CDS encoding PD-(D/E)XK nuclease family protein translates to MAIQQINVSQLRNACIDAEWRKKWINGENPPTMLFSSNFSNPVHGSIFHKIAEEYVNWLISPKNKKIALKLNNQDELWHEMYERFAEKKFNQLLRNRHIESSYHLAKCLRVFCLRILELKKRTKNFQSWEDIYLTKEFLIQDVRFNIGSSNIFISGQIDAVRTHPEYGLEIVDYKLSHGTNMKHDMAQLAIYAKLISIVKPGLKFYAILEYYEPELNEVAFTRKELESIFKEIVEPVLYEIAGESKGNIEILDTHEFKGEDLSANIEECYKSFKLSVEIIDKIEAPQLIRYMVKPLSGVKFVSLANRAEDLQVALSLTQIPLIAPGQGFVTIDIPKEKPDIVFLRNIVNKSAYLEHKGYVSFPVGVSVDNQIIMADLADPNMCHALVAGASGSGKSEFLKSLVASLIYKNTPQTLKISLIDPKILTFGSFSNCPHLASPIITDIFSAIPFFQTLIEEMDDRYRQLAKEGFENLSERFNAGKIDIPFYIIIFDEFADLILAGKEEKKEFETMIVRLAAKGRASGIHLVLTTQRPDSKIVTGLIKANLPLKICFRVISATNSQIVLDQSGGETLLGRGDMLCDRGKGIERAQSPYISHDDLFKMATS, encoded by the coding sequence ATGGCAATCCAACAAATAAATGTAAGTCAGTTAAGAAACGCTTGTATTGATGCTGAATGGAGAAAAAAATGGATTAACGGTGAAAATCCTCCAACAATGCTGTTTTCATCTAATTTTTCAAATCCTGTTCACGGAAGTATTTTCCATAAAATTGCCGAAGAATATGTTAATTGGCTTATATCCCCTAAAAATAAAAAAATAGCTTTAAAATTAAATAATCAAGATGAGTTATGGCATGAAATGTATGAAAGATTTGCCGAAAAAAAATTTAACCAACTTTTACGTAATCGCCATATTGAATCATCGTATCATCTTGCTAAATGCTTAAGGGTGTTTTGTTTAAGGATTTTGGAATTAAAAAAAAGAACAAAAAATTTTCAGTCCTGGGAAGATATTTACCTGACAAAAGAATTTTTAATTCAAGACGTGCGTTTCAATATAGGAAGCTCAAATATATTTATTTCAGGTCAAATCGATGCAGTAAGAACTCATCCAGAATATGGGCTTGAGATTGTAGATTATAAATTATCTCACGGAACTAATATGAAGCATGATATGGCTCAGCTTGCTATTTATGCTAAACTCATTTCAATTGTAAAACCAGGTCTAAAATTTTATGCTATCCTTGAATATTATGAGCCTGAATTAAATGAAGTAGCATTTACAAGAAAAGAATTAGAGTCTATATTTAAAGAAATAGTTGAACCGGTTCTTTATGAAATAGCAGGGGAATCAAAAGGCAATATTGAAATATTAGATACACACGAATTTAAAGGAGAAGATTTATCTGCAAATATTGAAGAATGTTACAAATCATTTAAATTAAGCGTAGAAATTATCGATAAAATTGAAGCTCCCCAGTTGATAAGATATATGGTAAAGCCTTTGTCTGGAGTAAAATTCGTATCTCTCGCAAATAGAGCTGAAGATTTGCAAGTAGCTCTTTCATTAACACAAATTCCTTTAATTGCTCCTGGTCAAGGTTTTGTAACAATTGATATTCCAAAAGAAAAGCCTGATATAGTTTTTTTGAGGAATATCGTAAATAAATCAGCATACCTTGAACATAAAGGTTATGTTTCTTTTCCAGTTGGGGTTTCAGTTGATAATCAAATCATTATGGCAGATTTAGCAGATCCCAACATGTGTCATGCTTTAGTGGCTGGAGCTTCTGGAAGTGGAAAAAGCGAATTTTTAAAATCTTTAGTTGCTTCTTTAATTTATAAAAATACCCCTCAAACATTAAAAATATCCCTTATAGATCCCAAAATTTTAACGTTCGGCTCTTTTTCAAATTGCCCCCATTTAGCATCTCCGATTATAACAGATATTTTTTCAGCAATTCCTTTTTTTCAAACATTGATTGAAGAAATGGATGATCGTTACAGGCAGCTTGCAAAAGAAGGTTTTGAAAATTTATCTGAACGTTTTAATGCCGGCAAAATAGATATTCCTTTTTATATTATTATATTTGATGAGTTTGCCGACCTCATACTTGCTGGCAAAGAAGAAAAAAAAGAATTTGAAACTATGATTGTGAGACTTGCTGCAAAAGGACGAGCTTCAGGAATTCATTTAGTATTAACCACCCAGCGTCCTGACAGCAAGATTGTAACAGGACTTATCAAGGCAAACCTTCCCCTTAAAATCTGCTTTAGAGTTATAAGTGCAACTAACTCCCAAATTGTATTAGATCAAAGCGGAGGAGAAACTCTTTTAGGAAGGGGAGATATGCTTTGCGATAGAGGTAAAGGTATTGAAAGAGCTCAATCTCCTTATATTTCCCATGACGATTTATTTAAAATGGCCACATCCTAA